A single region of the Aptenodytes patagonicus chromosome 7, bAptPat1.pri.cur, whole genome shotgun sequence genome encodes:
- the INS gene encoding insulin, with translation MGILLPTKQSSSLRENFSPSLAATSLGLTVLTMALWIQSLPLLALLALSGPGTSHAAANQHLCGSHLVEALYLVCGERGFFYSPKARRDVEQPLVSGPLHGEVGELPFQQEEFEKVKRGIVEQCCHNTCSLYQLENYCN, from the exons ATGGGGATATTACTACCAACCAAACAGTCTTCATCTCTCAGAGAAAACTTCTCTCCATCTCTTGCTGCCACTTCTTTGG GCCTCACCGTGCTCACCATGGCTCTCTGGATCCAATCGCTGCCTCTCCTGGCCCTTCTCGCTCTTTCTGGCCCTGGGACCAGCCACGcagctgccaaccagcacctctgcGGCTCCCACTTGGTGGAGGCTCTCTACCTGGTGTGTGGAGAGCGGGGTTTCTTCTACTCCCCCAAAGCCCGACGGGACGTTGAGCAGCCTCTAG TGAGCGGTCCCTTGCATGGTGAGGTAGGGGAGCTGCCCTTCCAACAGGAGGAGTTTGAGAAAGTGAAGCGAGGGATCGTTGAGCAATGCTGCCACAACACATGCTCCCTCTACCAACTGGAAAACTACTGCAACTAA